A segment of the Sanyastnella coralliicola genome:
TAGTGAAAACGTGATTGGCCATCGTGTATTACCTCCGGCACGAAGGAGGTTCCTCTACCGCTGGTGGTTCGATTACTCCATTCCACGAAAGTTGAAGTCTCTGGAGGTTGATCTATTTGTGTCTCCTGATGGCTTCGCTTCGCTCCGAACTGATGTTCCACAATTGGTGGTGATGCACGATTTGAATTTCGAACACCTTCCGCATTTGCTGCCGCCAAAGGTGTCTGAGTTTTATCAGAAGATGTTTCCTCAATATGCGGCGAAAGCAGAGCGAATCGCCACCGTCTCTGAATACTCGAAGAAAGACATTGTTAGTCATTATGCCGTGCCCTCGCATCGTATTGATGTAGTTGGGAATGGGGTGAATGAACAGTACCGTCCGTTGAGTCAAGAGGAGCGTATTGAAGTTAGAGCCAATTTCTCGGACGAGAAGCCCTACTTCGTCTACGTCGGTTCCTTGAATCCACGGAAGAACATACCACGTTTGTTACGGGCATTTGAAGTGTTTAAGAATGATACAGGCTCCGATTACAAGTTACTCATCGTTGGCCAACCCATGTGGAAGGGATCGGAAATCGAAGAAGTAGTAAAGGCCATGTCTCACCGTGAAGATGTGTCCTTCCTAGGTAGAAGAACTCCCGATGAATTAGCGCTTATTGTGGGCGCTGCGCGAGCAATGGTTTTTGTCCCGCTCTTTGAAGGATTTGGAATACCAGCCATCGAGGCTTTTGCAGCTGGGGTGCCTTTGGTGACAAGTAACGTCACTTCTCTTCCTGAAGTAGCTGGAGATGCGGCAATCTTGGTGGATCCTAAAAGTGTCAGTGAGATTGCTGGAGCGATGAAGCGAATCAAAAGTGATAGCGACTTGCGTGATGATCTCATCGAACGTGGCTACGCAAGAACTGAGCAATACACGTGGGATAAAACCGCAGAGCTTCTGTGGAAAAGTATCGAAGCCGCGCTATAAGCCGCACGTCCTGAATCTTCTACCTTCGAATTCATGGGGTTGAAGAATTACATGCACAAAGAGTTGATCGAAGCCGGTTGCGATGAAGCTGGTAGAGGCTGTTTGGCTGGGCCAGTGGTGGCAGCGGCTGTTATTCTCGACCCTTCCAATCCGATTAAAGGCCTGGATGATTCTAAGAAGCTTTCGGAAAAGAAACGAGATATTCTTCGCTTAGAGATTGAAGGAAAAGCTCTGGCCTGGGCTGTCGGATTCATGACCCCAAAAGAAATCGATGAGGTGAATATCCTCAAAGCAAGCTTTTATTCGATGCACCGAGCGCTCGAACAGCTGAAGGTATCTCCTGAGCATATTCTGGTTGATGGCAATCGATTCATCGCATATCACGAGGTGCCACATACTACCGTGATCAAAGGAGATGGGAAGTATAAATCGATTGCTGCGGCGAGTATTTTGGCGAAGACACATCGCGATGAGATGATGAAACGCTTTCATGAAGACTTTCCACATTATTCTTGGGACTCGAATAAGGGGTACCCGAGTCCAAGTCATCGAGCTGCTATTCAGGAGCATGGTCCTTGCGAGCATCACCGCATGAGTTTCCAGTTACTTCCCTCACAACTAGAGCTTTTCTGAGTTTTTCAATGTAAAGGAAATGTTAAGCTCACGTTAACAATGTTAAGAGCTTGCGTACTGGAAGCGGCGCTAACTCACTCACCGGGGATTATTTGAGGTTTATCATTGAGTTAAGGCTACTCGTCGAGCTTTCAGATGCATTTAGGGTCATGTAGTTTTGCCTTCCTTATCCGAGGAAAAACCAAAGTAGAATAACCTAAATTCATTTTGTACGATGAAAAGACTATTAACCTTCATTGCTCTACTAGCAGGTGTTTTCGCACTTTCTACAGCGCAAGCACAGGTCAATATCATTGACGAACAACTTCGCGACGGTGCAGCACCAGCGGGTTGGGGTGTAACTGATGTGGCCTTCACAACTTCAGCAGGTGGTTACGCCAATTTTACTGGTACTACCGGAGTACTTGAAACAACAGTTGTTGATCTTACTCCTTACACTACCGTTGACCTAACCTTTACGGTGGCAAAATTCGGTTCTGGTGATGATGGACCAATCACTGTGGAAGTATCTGATGATGGTGGTGCGACTTTTACGGCGCAGACATTCGACTCTCCAACGCCAACATCTTCGACTTACCTTACTTCTGGCCCAACTACAATCACTGCCACAGGAAACAACGTTGTGATTCGCTTTAGCGCCGCGAACAGTGCTTCAAACAAGCGAGTACGTGACGTAGTTCTTGTAGGTTTTGCAGGTGGCACACCAGGATGTACTGATGTAACGGCATGTAACTATGACGCTTCAGCAACTATCGATGACGGTTCTTGTGAATTCGTAAGCTGTGCAGGATGTACAGACCCTACAGCATGTAACTACGATATGTCAGCGACGATTGATGATGCTTCTTGTTTTTTCGTAGGTGATGCTTGTGACGACGGTGATGCGGCAACAATCAACGACTTGGTGCAAGCTGACTGTGGTTGTGCTGGTACTGTAGCTTCTACAGTTGATTTGATCATTACAGAGATTCACTACAACGGAAACGACGGTGCAGGATTCCCTGACGGAAATTACGAGTTCGTTGAGATCTACAACAACGAAGCCGTTGCGGT
Coding sequences within it:
- a CDS encoding glycosyltransferase family 4 protein, which gives rise to MLKIAVNTRLLRPGRLEGIGWFTWESFRRITLAHPEVEFHFFFDENPPSEFIPSENVIGHRVLPPARRRFLYRWWFDYSIPRKLKSLEVDLFVSPDGFASLRTDVPQLVVMHDLNFEHLPHLLPPKVSEFYQKMFPQYAAKAERIATVSEYSKKDIVSHYAVPSHRIDVVGNGVNEQYRPLSQEERIEVRANFSDEKPYFVYVGSLNPRKNIPRLLRAFEVFKNDTGSDYKLLIVGQPMWKGSEIEEVVKAMSHREDVSFLGRRTPDELALIVGAARAMVFVPLFEGFGIPAIEAFAAGVPLVTSNVTSLPEVAGDAAILVDPKSVSEIAGAMKRIKSDSDLRDDLIERGYARTEQYTWDKTAELLWKSIEAAL
- a CDS encoding ribonuclease HII, with amino-acid sequence MGLKNYMHKELIEAGCDEAGRGCLAGPVVAAAVILDPSNPIKGLDDSKKLSEKKRDILRLEIEGKALAWAVGFMTPKEIDEVNILKASFYSMHRALEQLKVSPEHILVDGNRFIAYHEVPHTTVIKGDGKYKSIAAASILAKTHRDEMMKRFHEDFPHYSWDSNKGYPSPSHRAAIQEHGPCEHHRMSFQLLPSQLELF